The genomic interval AGCGACGTCTTCTCGGATGAGTTCTTCGACCCGGACCGGCCCGCCGCGTCGACCGGCAACCCGGTGGCCCGCCACACGTACAACGGTCTTGTCTACAACCCGGACCTCCAGGAGGTGGCCTTTGGCGTCCGGCGGATGTGGCGCTACAGCCTGACCACCCACACCTGGAAGCGCCACAACCCCTTCAACACCCCGGGCGCCACCTACGACGGGGCGACCGGATACGGCGGCTCGTCCGGCTGGACGTTCTGGGACGAGGTGAAACACCGCTACCTCTTCGGCCCCACGGAGAACTACAGCTATTCGAGGTGGTGGTCCTTCGACACCGACGACCAGTCCTGGAACTGGGAGACCGTCACTCCCCCCGCGTGGTTTTTCGCCCAGATGGTCAGGGTCGGTCGCAAGCTGGTGAGCTTCCCCTACCCGGAGTCGCAACACGGCACCTTCCCTCCGCAGTTCATCACGTACGACATGGATACGGGGAAGTGGGAGCGCCTGCTCCTGGGGCACGACCTCGAGCTCTCACGCTGCTACACCGATTACTTCGAGGGAATGATCTTCACCTACGTGCCACCGCTCAACCGTTACATCGCCGCGTTCCCGTACGACCGCGACGGGGATGGGCGCTTCGAGTACCGGACCTTCGAGATCGACGCGGTGACCCTCGAGCTCCGCGAGGCGCCGGAGTACGAGGCCGGCGCCTTCGGCGGGTGGCACGAGCTCGTCAAGAACCGCTTCTTCTACCTGGCGACGCACGACGCCCTCGTCTACGTGCGCAAGGGAGAAGAGAACCTGCGCGTCTTCCGGCTCCCCTGAGCCAGCACCGCCTGGCCTGGCGCGCGGATGTCAGGAAGTCAGGCGGATCGTCGTCTGGGCGCGGACGAAAGACTCCAGCAGCCATCCTTTCCGCCAACAAGGAGACGTCCCCTCATGACGATCAGGCTCTTCCTCGAGGACTCGTACCAACGTGAGTTCAACGCGGAGGTACTCGAGAGCGCGGACGGATGGTGTGTCCTGTCACGAACGGCCTTCTACCCGGGAGGTGGCGGTCAACCCTGCGATCGCGGCCACTTGAGCCTGGAGGGAGACACCATCGCGGTCTCCGAAATCCGAGAGGACGATGCGGGCCGGATCTGGCACCGCATCGAGCGAGAGCTCGCGGCGGGCCAGGCCGTGCGAGGAACCCTCGACTGGTCCTACAGACACGCACTGATGCGTCATCATGGCCTGATGCACGTCGTCAATACGGTCGCGCGCCAACATTTCGGGGGTGTCATCACGGGCGTGCAGCTCGGTCCCGAGGAGTCACGCATCGACTTCAAGCTGACCGGTTTCTCTCGTGAGCAGCTTTCCGAGCTGGAGGGCCGCGTCAATGACGTGCTCCAGCACGGCCACACCGTCACCTCCTCGGTCATCAGCGAAGAGGAGTTCCGCGGGCGGCCCGAGCTCATTCGAACCCTGAATGTCCTCCCACCGATCGTGGATGGGAAGGTGCGGATCGTCGAAATCGAAGGGTTCGATGCACAAGCCTGCGGCGGAACGCATGTGCACTCGATGCGCGAGATCGGACGGGCGCGCATCAGGAAGTTCGACAACAAGGGCAAGGACAACAAGCGATTCTATTGGACGCTGACGGCTCATGAAGCCGATGCCTAATGCCGCCCCAACTCCCTGTCCCAGGCAGCCAACTGCAAGGTCACCGTGTATTTGTAGGCGCTGGAGAAATCCTCGAAGTCCTTCGAGGGAAGCGCGGAGAGGCGCTCGCGCAGGAAGCCCGGGTCGCTGAGCACCTCGCGGTTCTTGAATTCGGCGTCTTCCTCCACCAGGACAGGCATCAACCGGAGCACGGCCTTCATGCAATCCTCCCGGCTCGCGCGAGCCATGCGCTCTACCGTCAAGGCCATGTGCTCGCGGACCGAGGCAGGGCC from Archangium lipolyticum carries:
- a CDS encoding alanyl-tRNA editing protein, giving the protein MTIRLFLEDSYQREFNAEVLESADGWCVLSRTAFYPGGGGQPCDRGHLSLEGDTIAVSEIREDDAGRIWHRIERELAAGQAVRGTLDWSYRHALMRHHGLMHVVNTVARQHFGGVITGVQLGPEESRIDFKLTGFSREQLSELEGRVNDVLQHGHTVTSSVISEEEFRGRPELIRTLNVLPPIVDGKVRIVEIEGFDAQACGGTHVHSMREIGRARIRKFDNKGKDNKRFYWTLTAHEADA